A stretch of the Drosophila sulfurigaster albostrigata strain 15112-1811.04 chromosome 2L, ASM2355843v2, whole genome shotgun sequence genome encodes the following:
- the LOC133850840 gene encoding serine/threonine-protein phosphatase 1 regulatory subunit 10 isoform X2 yields MPRIVPLQLLRCLRVLLDNNGGILSTVEVRRIAGLMTKYSKKLVSKCVYVQILKSTKTELLGDFMSVGGWGLVCTWLSDAIRTMNWPLVQEILELLLLSPVDVNRLKINSAPILVKGLCKDGGNEGVRILAKRLVEQWLKIVTENPSLPSPNISSGGSAEPPSAGGAPRELSGQGTIEPVSNMEHSSSDSTDSGGGGVVTQNYTISSAERKRNIVITIKSVDKSASVAASAADSLYNHDDSSLPPSESSAETRGGVEDNISIECSEKSILDDSSTTITDSKSGDDANKKHKSTRDKSKRSDRSDKDRKSSSSHRSSSSHKSSSSSSSSSSKSSSSKSSSSSSSHRSSSDKYRDKDKARSSSSSSSKDKDRGSSSSSTKYKSSSSKSSSSSSSSTPSSSKDRSRDKDKDKSSPSTGPKKENEKDNKLMPPPPPSSSTTSAQSEKKKEGEGEAQKPKSIPILSRKASISIEIRRDTEKTATVKTYQSKFRSHGLTEEAPPPPSRKGLKKPTASAAAPPTIPSAPTLKRSSPPPSRGEGSPAEKKAKIDINNVSGHVERPGAAKLIAPKKIQTLVETNLFSDALTASIEPKKMVKRKKLNSAMSPTEKDAPLAPLKFYQDTLDESKGEDKSDDSTKENDESRAGSPGKDTDADDDDIPLRKVKEDIEQKVQKERAPGDAAADEESSHMDDIDDTPEEPKKPGPGCGPNGPPGILMLHRRKGPKKKLTWQPEEKLTQVRCFEVDRSERVNVTKQSFLEMKNMERYSERDALNIARRGFDDIMEPQMEWRPLIEVDNVPVHPNGNLSKQRIVQAEREATTLRALYFSPDMIPDSAAEAELEPHFSHDIPIIPIDDLTGNPDAVNDYSTSAWPEPKGYGAAPNVEMGFNDSMNNMMPGLNPNLMPGNPFQPFGNNFMPNTGNMPPNPNQQMPMNMQQQGPPPIWQNQMTGSPMMNNMNGPVGGGGPGMDMNMPPNFMGNQFGSPVGPFGAPPQGFNNMNFPPMMMNGPGPGHGPGPMSGPMMNGPMPNGMGGPGPMQNGGGPRNNNRKAGSGGNWRSGGNNFQDNSGGNWRSAGSGSNRGGGVGGGNTGICKQFMRGHCHMGKACKYVHPQKKRM; encoded by the exons atg ccaCGTATAGTGCCATTACAGTTGTTAAGGTGCCTACGGGTGCTTTTAGATAATAATGGTGGAATACTTAGTACAGTGGAAGTGCGACGCATAGCGGG GCTGATGACTAAGTATTCAAAGAAGTTGGTTTCCAAATGCGTTTACGTTCAGATATTAAAATCTACTAAAACGGAACTGCTGGGCGACTTTATGTCCGTCGGAGGCTGGGGCTTAGTGTGTACCTGGCTTAGTGATGCCATTCGCACAATGAATTGGCCCCTTGTACAGGAGATTTTGGAACTTTTGCTTCTTTCTCCAGTTGATGTGAATAGGCTAAAAATTAACTCTGCTCCCATTCTGGTCAAAGGACTTTGTAAGGACGGTGGCAACGAAG GGGTACGAATTCTGGCAAAACGGCTGGTCGAACAATGGCTAAAGATCGTGACGGAGAATCCAAGTCTCCCTTCACCGAACATTTCGTCGGGGGGGTCTGCAGAGCCACCATCTGCTGGTGGTGCGCCAAGAGAACTTTCAGGACAGGGGACCATTGAGCCGGTATCGAATATGGAACACAGCTCGTCGGACAGCACGGACAGTGGCGGAGGAGGAGTTGTGACCCAAAACTACACAATTTCCTCGGCAGAGCGCAAACGCAATATAGTTATAACAATCAAATCAGTTGACAAATCGGCTTCTGTAGCAGCATCTGCAGCAGATAGTCTGTATAATCATGACGATAGTTCCTTACCACCATCTGAGTCTAGTGCTGAGACCAGAGGCGGTGTCGAGGATAATATCAGTATAGAGTGTTCTGAAAAATCCATTTTAGATGATAGTagtacaacaataacagattCAAAGTCTGGGGACGATgctaacaaaaaacataaaagcaCTCGTGACAAGAGTAAGCGATCTGATCGATCTGACAAGGATAGAAAATCATCCAGCAGTCACAGGTCGTCATCTAGCCATAAGTCTtcttcgtcatcatcatcatcctcgtCCAAGAGCTCGTCATCAAAGAgttcatcatcgtcgtcgtcgcatcgTAGTTCGAGCGACAAGTATCGTGACAAAGACAAGGCACGTTCCTCAAGTTCCAGTTCAAGCAAAGATAAAGATCGAggatcctcatcctcatcgacTAAGTACAAATCCTCCTCCTCAaaatcgtcgtcgtcatcctcTTCGTCCACCCCTAGCTCGTCCAAAGATCGCAGTCGCGATAAGGACAAAGACAAGTCTTCGCCTTCGACTGGCCCCAAAAAAGAGAATGAAAAAGATAACAAGTTAATGCCCccaccaccaccatcatcTTCAACTACATCAGCCCAAtctgaaaagaaaaaagaaggcGAAGGCGAGGCGCAGAAGCCTAAATCAATACCCATACTATCTAGGAAGGCATCGATTTCAATCGAAATACGCCGTGACACTGAGAAGACAGCTACCGTTAAAACATATCAATCGAAGTTTCGCTCCCATGGTCTGACCGAAGAGGCGCCACCTCCGCCATCGCGAAAGGGCCTGAAGAAGCCTAcagcttcagcagcagcacctcCAACAATTCCATCCGCTCCAACGCTAAAGCGCTCATCCCCGCCGCCTTCAAGAGGAGAGGGCAGTCCGGCCGAGAAAAAGGCGAAGATTGACATAAACAATGTGAGCGGTCATGTGGAGCGACCTGGAGCCGCCAAACTGATAGCACCCAAAAAGA TACAAACTTTGGTAGAGACGAATCTGTTCTCTGATGCCCTGACGGCATCGATTGAACCCAAGAAAATGGTGAAGCGCAAGAAGCTCAACTCGGCAATGTCGCCAACTGAAAAAGATGCACCACTGGCACCTTTGAAGTTCTATCAGGACACTTTGGACGAATCGAAAGGCGAGGACAAGTCCGATGATAGCACAAAGGAGAACGATGAGAGTAGAGCGGGGTCTCCTGGTAAAGACACTGatgccgatgatgatgacattCCGCTGCGGAAGGTTAAAGAGGACATTGAGCAGAAGGTACAAAAGGAAAGGGCCCCCGGCGATGCCGCCGCTGATGAAGAGTCAAGTCATATGGATGACATTGACGACACACCTGAAGAGCCCAAAAAACCTGGACCTGGCTGTGGTCCTAACGGACCACCCGGCATACTAATGTTGCATCGACGCAAGGGACCCAAGAAGAAGCTCACATGGCAACCGGAGGAGAAGCTCACACAAGTGCGCTGCTTTGAGGTTGATCGTTCTGAGCGCGTAAACGTCACGAAACAGAGTTTCCTCGAAATGAAGAACATGGAACGCTACAGCGAACGCGATGCCTTGAACATTGCGCGAAGAGGCTTCGATGACATTATGGAGCCACAGATGGAATGGCGTCCCCTGATCGAGGTGGATAACGTGCCCGTTCATCCGAACGGCAATCTGTCTAAACAGCGCATCGTGCAAGCCGAGCGCGAGGCAACCACACTGCGTGCTCTGTATTTCTCGCCAGACATGATTCCAGACAGTGCTGCAGAGGCGGAGCTGGAGCCGCATTTCTCGCACGACATTCCCATCATACCAATTGATGATCTGACCGGCAACCCAGATGCCGTCAACGACTACAGCACTTCAGCCTGGCCAGAGCCGAAGGGTTATGGCGCAGCCCCTAACGTTGAAATGGGATTCAATGACAGCATGAACAACATGATGCCTGGACTAAATCCCAACCTGATGCCGGGTAATCCCTTCCAGCCTTTTGGCAACAACTTTATGCCCAACACTGGCAACATGCCGCCGAATCCCAATCAACAGATGCCTATGAATATGCAGCAACAGGGACCACCGCCCATCTGGCAGAACCAAATGACAGGAAGCCCCATGATGAACAATATGAATGGACCTGTCGGTGGAGGAGGACCAGGAATGGATATGAACATGCCACCCAATTTTATGGGCAATCAATTCGGCAGTCCTGTTGGACCATTTGGAGCGCCTCCGCAAGGATTTAATAACATGAATTTCCCACCCATGATGATGAATGGACCCGGTCCAGGTCATGGACCTGGCCCAATGTCCGGGCCCATGATGAACGGCCCAATGCCCAACGGCATGGGTGGTCCTGGTCCTATGCAGAACGGGGGCGGTCCGCGCAACAATAATCGCAAGGCCGGTAGTGGCGGCAACTGGCGTAGCGGTGGCAACAACTTCCAAGACAACTCCGGAGGCAATTGGCGTTCAGCGGGCTCTGGCTCCAATCGCGGCGGGGGTGTAGGTGGTGGCAACACTGGCATTTGCAAACAGTTCATGCGCGGCCACTGTCACATGGGCAAGGCCTGTAAGTACGTACATCCGCAGAAAAAGCGAATGTAG
- the LOC133850840 gene encoding serine/threonine-protein phosphatase 1 regulatory subunit 10 isoform X1 encodes MPRIVPLQLLRCLRVLLDNNGGILSTVEVRRIAGLMTKYSKKLVSKCVYVQILKSTKTELLGDFMSVGGWGLVCTWLSDAIRTMNWPLVQEILELLLLSPVDVNRLKINSAPILVKGLCKDGGNEGVRILAKRLVEQWLKIVTENPSLPSPNISSGGSAEPPSAGGAPRELSGQGTIEPVSNMEHSSSDSTDSGGGGVVTQNYTISSAERKRNIVITIKSVDKSASVAASAADSLYNHDDSSLPPSESSAETRGGVEDNISIECSEKSILDDSSTTITDSKSGDDANKKHKSTRDKSKRSDRSDKDRKSSSSHRSSSSHKSSSSSSSSSSKSSSSKSSSSSSSHRSSSDKYRDKDKARSSSSSSSKDKDRGSSSSSTKYKSSSSKSSSSSSSSTPSSSKDRSRDKDKDKSSPSTGPKKENEKDNKLMPPPPPSSSTTSAQSEKKKEGEGEAQKPKSIPILSRKASISIEIRRDTEKTATVKTYQSKFRSHGLTEEAPPPPSRKGLKKPTASAAAPPTIPSAPTLKRSSPPPSRGEGSPAEKKAKIDINNVSGHVERPGAAKLIAPKKIQTLVETNLFSDALTASIEPKKMVKRKKLNSAMSPTEKDAPLAPLKFYQDTLDESKGEDKSDDSTKENDESRAGSPGKDTDADDDDIPLRKVKEDIEQKVQKERAPGDAAADEESSHMDDIDDTPEEPKKPGPGCGPNGPPGILMLHRRKGPKKKLTWQPEEKLTQVRCFEVDRSERVNVTKQSFLEMKNMERYSERDALNIARRGFDDIMEPQMEWRPLIEVDNVPVHPNGNLSKQRIVQAEREATTLRALYFSPDMIPDSAAEAELEPHFSHDIPIIPIDDLTGNPDAVNDYSTSAWPEPKGYGAAPNVEMGFNDSMNNMMPGLNPNLMPGNPFQPFGNNFMPNTGNMPPNPNQQMPMNMQQQGPPPIWQNQMTGSPMMNNMNGPVGGGGPGMDMNMPPNFMGNQFGSPVGPFGAPPQGFNNMNFPPMMMNGPGPGHGPGPMSGPMMNGPMPNGMGGPGPMQNGGGPRNNNRKAGSGGNWRSGGNNFQDNSGGNWRSAGSGSNRGGGVGGGNTGICKQFMRGHCHMGKASPAQPRRSYAVCTQIFKSLRYRMCPY; translated from the exons atg ccaCGTATAGTGCCATTACAGTTGTTAAGGTGCCTACGGGTGCTTTTAGATAATAATGGTGGAATACTTAGTACAGTGGAAGTGCGACGCATAGCGGG GCTGATGACTAAGTATTCAAAGAAGTTGGTTTCCAAATGCGTTTACGTTCAGATATTAAAATCTACTAAAACGGAACTGCTGGGCGACTTTATGTCCGTCGGAGGCTGGGGCTTAGTGTGTACCTGGCTTAGTGATGCCATTCGCACAATGAATTGGCCCCTTGTACAGGAGATTTTGGAACTTTTGCTTCTTTCTCCAGTTGATGTGAATAGGCTAAAAATTAACTCTGCTCCCATTCTGGTCAAAGGACTTTGTAAGGACGGTGGCAACGAAG GGGTACGAATTCTGGCAAAACGGCTGGTCGAACAATGGCTAAAGATCGTGACGGAGAATCCAAGTCTCCCTTCACCGAACATTTCGTCGGGGGGGTCTGCAGAGCCACCATCTGCTGGTGGTGCGCCAAGAGAACTTTCAGGACAGGGGACCATTGAGCCGGTATCGAATATGGAACACAGCTCGTCGGACAGCACGGACAGTGGCGGAGGAGGAGTTGTGACCCAAAACTACACAATTTCCTCGGCAGAGCGCAAACGCAATATAGTTATAACAATCAAATCAGTTGACAAATCGGCTTCTGTAGCAGCATCTGCAGCAGATAGTCTGTATAATCATGACGATAGTTCCTTACCACCATCTGAGTCTAGTGCTGAGACCAGAGGCGGTGTCGAGGATAATATCAGTATAGAGTGTTCTGAAAAATCCATTTTAGATGATAGTagtacaacaataacagattCAAAGTCTGGGGACGATgctaacaaaaaacataaaagcaCTCGTGACAAGAGTAAGCGATCTGATCGATCTGACAAGGATAGAAAATCATCCAGCAGTCACAGGTCGTCATCTAGCCATAAGTCTtcttcgtcatcatcatcatcctcgtCCAAGAGCTCGTCATCAAAGAgttcatcatcgtcgtcgtcgcatcgTAGTTCGAGCGACAAGTATCGTGACAAAGACAAGGCACGTTCCTCAAGTTCCAGTTCAAGCAAAGATAAAGATCGAggatcctcatcctcatcgacTAAGTACAAATCCTCCTCCTCAaaatcgtcgtcgtcatcctcTTCGTCCACCCCTAGCTCGTCCAAAGATCGCAGTCGCGATAAGGACAAAGACAAGTCTTCGCCTTCGACTGGCCCCAAAAAAGAGAATGAAAAAGATAACAAGTTAATGCCCccaccaccaccatcatcTTCAACTACATCAGCCCAAtctgaaaagaaaaaagaaggcGAAGGCGAGGCGCAGAAGCCTAAATCAATACCCATACTATCTAGGAAGGCATCGATTTCAATCGAAATACGCCGTGACACTGAGAAGACAGCTACCGTTAAAACATATCAATCGAAGTTTCGCTCCCATGGTCTGACCGAAGAGGCGCCACCTCCGCCATCGCGAAAGGGCCTGAAGAAGCCTAcagcttcagcagcagcacctcCAACAATTCCATCCGCTCCAACGCTAAAGCGCTCATCCCCGCCGCCTTCAAGAGGAGAGGGCAGTCCGGCCGAGAAAAAGGCGAAGATTGACATAAACAATGTGAGCGGTCATGTGGAGCGACCTGGAGCCGCCAAACTGATAGCACCCAAAAAGA TACAAACTTTGGTAGAGACGAATCTGTTCTCTGATGCCCTGACGGCATCGATTGAACCCAAGAAAATGGTGAAGCGCAAGAAGCTCAACTCGGCAATGTCGCCAACTGAAAAAGATGCACCACTGGCACCTTTGAAGTTCTATCAGGACACTTTGGACGAATCGAAAGGCGAGGACAAGTCCGATGATAGCACAAAGGAGAACGATGAGAGTAGAGCGGGGTCTCCTGGTAAAGACACTGatgccgatgatgatgacattCCGCTGCGGAAGGTTAAAGAGGACATTGAGCAGAAGGTACAAAAGGAAAGGGCCCCCGGCGATGCCGCCGCTGATGAAGAGTCAAGTCATATGGATGACATTGACGACACACCTGAAGAGCCCAAAAAACCTGGACCTGGCTGTGGTCCTAACGGACCACCCGGCATACTAATGTTGCATCGACGCAAGGGACCCAAGAAGAAGCTCACATGGCAACCGGAGGAGAAGCTCACACAAGTGCGCTGCTTTGAGGTTGATCGTTCTGAGCGCGTAAACGTCACGAAACAGAGTTTCCTCGAAATGAAGAACATGGAACGCTACAGCGAACGCGATGCCTTGAACATTGCGCGAAGAGGCTTCGATGACATTATGGAGCCACAGATGGAATGGCGTCCCCTGATCGAGGTGGATAACGTGCCCGTTCATCCGAACGGCAATCTGTCTAAACAGCGCATCGTGCAAGCCGAGCGCGAGGCAACCACACTGCGTGCTCTGTATTTCTCGCCAGACATGATTCCAGACAGTGCTGCAGAGGCGGAGCTGGAGCCGCATTTCTCGCACGACATTCCCATCATACCAATTGATGATCTGACCGGCAACCCAGATGCCGTCAACGACTACAGCACTTCAGCCTGGCCAGAGCCGAAGGGTTATGGCGCAGCCCCTAACGTTGAAATGGGATTCAATGACAGCATGAACAACATGATGCCTGGACTAAATCCCAACCTGATGCCGGGTAATCCCTTCCAGCCTTTTGGCAACAACTTTATGCCCAACACTGGCAACATGCCGCCGAATCCCAATCAACAGATGCCTATGAATATGCAGCAACAGGGACCACCGCCCATCTGGCAGAACCAAATGACAGGAAGCCCCATGATGAACAATATGAATGGACCTGTCGGTGGAGGAGGACCAGGAATGGATATGAACATGCCACCCAATTTTATGGGCAATCAATTCGGCAGTCCTGTTGGACCATTTGGAGCGCCTCCGCAAGGATTTAATAACATGAATTTCCCACCCATGATGATGAATGGACCCGGTCCAGGTCATGGACCTGGCCCAATGTCCGGGCCCATGATGAACGGCCCAATGCCCAACGGCATGGGTGGTCCTGGTCCTATGCAGAACGGGGGCGGTCCGCGCAACAATAATCGCAAGGCCGGTAGTGGCGGCAACTGGCGTAGCGGTGGCAACAACTTCCAAGACAACTCCGGAGGCAATTGGCGTTCAGCGGGCTCTGGCTCCAATCGCGGCGGGGGTGTAGGTGGTGGCAACACTGGCATTTGCAAACAGTTCATGCGCGGCCACTGTCACATGGGCAAGGCCT CCCCAGCGCAGCCCCGTCGCTCGTACGCGGTATGTacacaaatattcaaatcTCTGCGATATAGAATGTGCCCCTATTAA
- the LOC133850840 gene encoding serine/threonine-protein phosphatase 1 regulatory subunit 10 isoform X3 — MTKYSKKLVSKCVYVQILKSTKTELLGDFMSVGGWGLVCTWLSDAIRTMNWPLVQEILELLLLSPVDVNRLKINSAPILVKGLCKDGGNEGVRILAKRLVEQWLKIVTENPSLPSPNISSGGSAEPPSAGGAPRELSGQGTIEPVSNMEHSSSDSTDSGGGGVVTQNYTISSAERKRNIVITIKSVDKSASVAASAADSLYNHDDSSLPPSESSAETRGGVEDNISIECSEKSILDDSSTTITDSKSGDDANKKHKSTRDKSKRSDRSDKDRKSSSSHRSSSSHKSSSSSSSSSSKSSSSKSSSSSSSHRSSSDKYRDKDKARSSSSSSSKDKDRGSSSSSTKYKSSSSKSSSSSSSSTPSSSKDRSRDKDKDKSSPSTGPKKENEKDNKLMPPPPPSSSTTSAQSEKKKEGEGEAQKPKSIPILSRKASISIEIRRDTEKTATVKTYQSKFRSHGLTEEAPPPPSRKGLKKPTASAAAPPTIPSAPTLKRSSPPPSRGEGSPAEKKAKIDINNVSGHVERPGAAKLIAPKKIQTLVETNLFSDALTASIEPKKMVKRKKLNSAMSPTEKDAPLAPLKFYQDTLDESKGEDKSDDSTKENDESRAGSPGKDTDADDDDIPLRKVKEDIEQKVQKERAPGDAAADEESSHMDDIDDTPEEPKKPGPGCGPNGPPGILMLHRRKGPKKKLTWQPEEKLTQVRCFEVDRSERVNVTKQSFLEMKNMERYSERDALNIARRGFDDIMEPQMEWRPLIEVDNVPVHPNGNLSKQRIVQAEREATTLRALYFSPDMIPDSAAEAELEPHFSHDIPIIPIDDLTGNPDAVNDYSTSAWPEPKGYGAAPNVEMGFNDSMNNMMPGLNPNLMPGNPFQPFGNNFMPNTGNMPPNPNQQMPMNMQQQGPPPIWQNQMTGSPMMNNMNGPVGGGGPGMDMNMPPNFMGNQFGSPVGPFGAPPQGFNNMNFPPMMMNGPGPGHGPGPMSGPMMNGPMPNGMGGPGPMQNGGGPRNNNRKAGSGGNWRSGGNNFQDNSGGNWRSAGSGSNRGGGVGGGNTGICKQFMRGHCHMGKASPAQPRRSYAVCTQIFKSLRYRMCPY, encoded by the exons ATGACTAAGTATTCAAAGAAGTTGGTTTCCAAATGCGTTTACGTTCAGATATTAAAATCTACTAAAACGGAACTGCTGGGCGACTTTATGTCCGTCGGAGGCTGGGGCTTAGTGTGTACCTGGCTTAGTGATGCCATTCGCACAATGAATTGGCCCCTTGTACAGGAGATTTTGGAACTTTTGCTTCTTTCTCCAGTTGATGTGAATAGGCTAAAAATTAACTCTGCTCCCATTCTGGTCAAAGGACTTTGTAAGGACGGTGGCAACGAAG GGGTACGAATTCTGGCAAAACGGCTGGTCGAACAATGGCTAAAGATCGTGACGGAGAATCCAAGTCTCCCTTCACCGAACATTTCGTCGGGGGGGTCTGCAGAGCCACCATCTGCTGGTGGTGCGCCAAGAGAACTTTCAGGACAGGGGACCATTGAGCCGGTATCGAATATGGAACACAGCTCGTCGGACAGCACGGACAGTGGCGGAGGAGGAGTTGTGACCCAAAACTACACAATTTCCTCGGCAGAGCGCAAACGCAATATAGTTATAACAATCAAATCAGTTGACAAATCGGCTTCTGTAGCAGCATCTGCAGCAGATAGTCTGTATAATCATGACGATAGTTCCTTACCACCATCTGAGTCTAGTGCTGAGACCAGAGGCGGTGTCGAGGATAATATCAGTATAGAGTGTTCTGAAAAATCCATTTTAGATGATAGTagtacaacaataacagattCAAAGTCTGGGGACGATgctaacaaaaaacataaaagcaCTCGTGACAAGAGTAAGCGATCTGATCGATCTGACAAGGATAGAAAATCATCCAGCAGTCACAGGTCGTCATCTAGCCATAAGTCTtcttcgtcatcatcatcatcctcgtCCAAGAGCTCGTCATCAAAGAgttcatcatcgtcgtcgtcgcatcgTAGTTCGAGCGACAAGTATCGTGACAAAGACAAGGCACGTTCCTCAAGTTCCAGTTCAAGCAAAGATAAAGATCGAggatcctcatcctcatcgacTAAGTACAAATCCTCCTCCTCAaaatcgtcgtcgtcatcctcTTCGTCCACCCCTAGCTCGTCCAAAGATCGCAGTCGCGATAAGGACAAAGACAAGTCTTCGCCTTCGACTGGCCCCAAAAAAGAGAATGAAAAAGATAACAAGTTAATGCCCccaccaccaccatcatcTTCAACTACATCAGCCCAAtctgaaaagaaaaaagaaggcGAAGGCGAGGCGCAGAAGCCTAAATCAATACCCATACTATCTAGGAAGGCATCGATTTCAATCGAAATACGCCGTGACACTGAGAAGACAGCTACCGTTAAAACATATCAATCGAAGTTTCGCTCCCATGGTCTGACCGAAGAGGCGCCACCTCCGCCATCGCGAAAGGGCCTGAAGAAGCCTAcagcttcagcagcagcacctcCAACAATTCCATCCGCTCCAACGCTAAAGCGCTCATCCCCGCCGCCTTCAAGAGGAGAGGGCAGTCCGGCCGAGAAAAAGGCGAAGATTGACATAAACAATGTGAGCGGTCATGTGGAGCGACCTGGAGCCGCCAAACTGATAGCACCCAAAAAGA TACAAACTTTGGTAGAGACGAATCTGTTCTCTGATGCCCTGACGGCATCGATTGAACCCAAGAAAATGGTGAAGCGCAAGAAGCTCAACTCGGCAATGTCGCCAACTGAAAAAGATGCACCACTGGCACCTTTGAAGTTCTATCAGGACACTTTGGACGAATCGAAAGGCGAGGACAAGTCCGATGATAGCACAAAGGAGAACGATGAGAGTAGAGCGGGGTCTCCTGGTAAAGACACTGatgccgatgatgatgacattCCGCTGCGGAAGGTTAAAGAGGACATTGAGCAGAAGGTACAAAAGGAAAGGGCCCCCGGCGATGCCGCCGCTGATGAAGAGTCAAGTCATATGGATGACATTGACGACACACCTGAAGAGCCCAAAAAACCTGGACCTGGCTGTGGTCCTAACGGACCACCCGGCATACTAATGTTGCATCGACGCAAGGGACCCAAGAAGAAGCTCACATGGCAACCGGAGGAGAAGCTCACACAAGTGCGCTGCTTTGAGGTTGATCGTTCTGAGCGCGTAAACGTCACGAAACAGAGTTTCCTCGAAATGAAGAACATGGAACGCTACAGCGAACGCGATGCCTTGAACATTGCGCGAAGAGGCTTCGATGACATTATGGAGCCACAGATGGAATGGCGTCCCCTGATCGAGGTGGATAACGTGCCCGTTCATCCGAACGGCAATCTGTCTAAACAGCGCATCGTGCAAGCCGAGCGCGAGGCAACCACACTGCGTGCTCTGTATTTCTCGCCAGACATGATTCCAGACAGTGCTGCAGAGGCGGAGCTGGAGCCGCATTTCTCGCACGACATTCCCATCATACCAATTGATGATCTGACCGGCAACCCAGATGCCGTCAACGACTACAGCACTTCAGCCTGGCCAGAGCCGAAGGGTTATGGCGCAGCCCCTAACGTTGAAATGGGATTCAATGACAGCATGAACAACATGATGCCTGGACTAAATCCCAACCTGATGCCGGGTAATCCCTTCCAGCCTTTTGGCAACAACTTTATGCCCAACACTGGCAACATGCCGCCGAATCCCAATCAACAGATGCCTATGAATATGCAGCAACAGGGACCACCGCCCATCTGGCAGAACCAAATGACAGGAAGCCCCATGATGAACAATATGAATGGACCTGTCGGTGGAGGAGGACCAGGAATGGATATGAACATGCCACCCAATTTTATGGGCAATCAATTCGGCAGTCCTGTTGGACCATTTGGAGCGCCTCCGCAAGGATTTAATAACATGAATTTCCCACCCATGATGATGAATGGACCCGGTCCAGGTCATGGACCTGGCCCAATGTCCGGGCCCATGATGAACGGCCCAATGCCCAACGGCATGGGTGGTCCTGGTCCTATGCAGAACGGGGGCGGTCCGCGCAACAATAATCGCAAGGCCGGTAGTGGCGGCAACTGGCGTAGCGGTGGCAACAACTTCCAAGACAACTCCGGAGGCAATTGGCGTTCAGCGGGCTCTGGCTCCAATCGCGGCGGGGGTGTAGGTGGTGGCAACACTGGCATTTGCAAACAGTTCATGCGCGGCCACTGTCACATGGGCAAGGCCT CCCCAGCGCAGCCCCGTCGCTCGTACGCGGTATGTacacaaatattcaaatcTCTGCGATATAGAATGTGCCCCTATTAA
- the LOC133850857 gene encoding peptidyl-prolyl cis-trans isomerase, rhodopsin-specific isozyme, with the protein MKFIGLLLVVSTLVGVGNTLSFTVTSRIYMDVKQNKQKLGRITFGLFGKLAPKTVANFRHICLRGINGTSYVGARFHRIVDRFLVQGGDIINGDGTGSISIYGDYFEDEQKAMSVEHNRPGYLGMANRGPNTNGCQFYVTTVGAKWLDGKHTVFGKVLEGMDTVYAIEDVKTDTDDFPIEPVTISNCGELPTEPFEFYPDDFNILGWVRAAGLPVTSSFLVLLIFHYFFRQLNMYC; encoded by the exons ATGAAGTTTATTGGTCTTCTGTTGGTAGTGTCCACTCTTGTTGGAGTTGGAAATACTCTCAGCTTCACGGTGACATCCAGAATCTATATGGATGTTAAGCAAAACAAGCAGAAATTGGGTCGCATTACTTTCGGCTTGTTTGGGAAACTGGCCCCTAAGACTGTGGCCAACTTCCGACACATTTGCTTGCGAGGCATTAATGGGACGAGCTATGTTGGTGCAAGGTTTCATAGGATCGTAGATCGGTTTCTGGTGCAGGGCGGCGATATTATCAACGGAGATGGCACAGGTAGCATAAGCATCTATGGCGACTACTTCGAAGATGAGCAAAAAGCGATGAGTGTGGAGCATAATCGGCCTGGTTACCTAGGAATGGCAAATCGAGGACCAAATACAAATGGTTGCCAGTTTTATGTAACTACGGTGGGAGCTAAGTGGCTAGATGGCAAGCACACAGTGTTTGGCAAAGTGTTGGAGGGCATGGATACAGTGTACGCCATAGAAGAT GTGAAAACGGACACAGATGACTTCCCTATTGAGCCAGTGACGATATCAAATTGTGGCGAGCTTCCTACAGAGCCATTTGAGTTCTATCCCGATGACTTCAATATACTGGGCTGGGTGAGAGCAGCGGGTTTGCCTGTGACTAGTTCATTCCTCGTCCTGCTAATTTTTCACTACTTCTTTCGCCAGCTCAATATGTATTGCTGA